The following is a genomic window from Verrucomicrobiia bacterium.
GCGGCGATTTTTTCCGCATACTCATCCACTGACGGCACATCGATAGTGTTGACGTGGCCGACCGGGCCCTGGCGCTTGAACAGGCCGCCGTTGATGCCCGGCTTCTCATTCGGGCCGGTGGTGACCAGCCAGTAGTCCTGCGGGCCGGGCCATTTTTTGAATTCCCAGCCGAAAATTTTGGTGTAAAAATCGGCCGCCCGCTGGGGGTCGTCGGCCGAAATTTCGAAATGAATTACACGGGGCATATTATCTCCTTTTGCAGCGCTTCCCTTCGTTTTCCCCTTTTATCTTCTTGTCGAGAGAGTGACTTAGGCCATTTGCGGGGCAGGCGCCGGTTTTTTGAGAAACAACGCCAGCGCCAACCCGGCCAAAAACCAACCGACGACGTGCTGCACGAGGTAAGACAGCGTGTAGCTGGTCGGGAAGCCGTACCAGTTCCAATAGGACAAATCGATTTCCACTCCGGCGAAAAGGCCGAAGAGCGCCACAAAGACCGCCTTTCCGAAAAGCCCGCCAAACCGCCCAAGGCCCTGCTCAACAGGAAGGCAGCTATGAGGGCCGCCAGAATGTTGGTGACCAGTTCGGTTATCAGCATGCTCGGAGGCATCATTTCACCCCCCTGCGGCTTGAAAATCATAATCCCGGCCGGGCTGGTGCGGTATTTTTCTGCCCAAGCATCCATTTGTTCCTTGGAACCTCCCCTATCACCCCAGGGAAAGAAATAGAAGCCCGGTTCGGTTACGTTGGCGCTCAAAGCAGAGAGCACGGCTTCCTCGTTCGGAAGTCCTTTGGTTTTGACCTTCCGGCCCCTTTTTTGACAGAGATGCGCGCGAATTCCGTGGTTTTGGTCACGCTGGCGGGAATATATGCACTCCCGTTTGGCGGGGGCAACAGGTTTTTTACGCTTTGCGGTAGGAAAGCAGCCAGTAGTGGGTCAGGTTAAAGAAACGAATGTCTTTGGCAAGCCCCTCAACGGTTTGGCGAAGGTCGGATTCGCTCGGAAAGTTTTTTAGAACTTCAAACTCCGTCCCGTTTTCCAGCGTTCTTTGTTGATAGGTGTTGCCTTCCTCGTCCGTTCGGCTTATTGGGAAGCTGGAGCCGGGGACGTAGTTGTTGTCCATAAAGACCAGTTTGGCGTTCGGAGCGAGGGCTTGGTGAAAATGGCGCAAAAATCCTGCAATTTCGGATTTTTTCAAATGCGACCACCAGAAAGCGGCCAGCCCGGCGCTGAAACGGTTGGGAAGACCGGAAAGTTGGAAGAGGTCCCGCTTCTCGAAAACCACATTTCCTTTCGGGTAGGTTTTCGCGCGGGCTATTTGCAGGACTTCATTGTTGATATCCGTGGCCAGAATCGATTGGGCCGATTGGGCGGCGATTTGCGTCCAGTAACCGGTACCACAGGCGATTTCCAAGATATCTTCTCCGACGAGCTCTTCCGGCAGACGGTGGTGCAGGGAGGATAAATCCTTTTGACGCTCCGGCTTTAGATAAATCTTCTCATACTCGGCGGCCCGTTTGGCGTAGTATTCGACAAGGTTTGAATCGGGGGACATTTCAGTTGCCTTTTTCGAGCAGTTGTTTGGCTTTGCGGAAAACGCTTTCAAACATCGCATCCGTCAACTTGCCGGTAAAGGTGTTCTGCTGGCTGGGATGGTAGGAGCCGAGAAGATACAGTTTGGGGTTTACCGGAATGGCAACGCCGTGGCCGAAGGCGGGTTTGGCTTTAAAGGTCGTCATTTCCAATTCTTTTAGCGAACGGAAGACGGCATCGAAAGCGACTTTTCCCAAGCCGACGATTGCCTGCAGGGAGGAAAGAAATTGGAGTTCCGCGAGCAGATACGGATGGCAATTGGCAATCTCCTTGGGGGTCGGCTTGTTTTGCGGCGGGGCGCAGCGGACTATGGCGGTAATATAGCAATCGTGCAATTTCAAACCGTCATCCCGCGTGTATGAAGTGGGCTGATTGGCAAAGCCGAATTTAAAAAGCGTTGGGTAAAGGAGTGATCCGCTGCGGTCGGAGGTGAACATTCGCCCGGTGCGATTGGCGCCGTGGGCGGCGGGGGCAAGGCCAACCACCAAAAGCCGGGCGTTGGGGTCGCCGAAGCTGGGAACCGGCCTGCCCCAGTAGTCCCAATCCTTAAACCGGGCGACTTTTTCTTTGGCAATTTTTTCCCGCCAGCGCACCAGGCGGGGACATTTTTTGCAGAGAATTATTTTTTCTTGCAGAGTGCGAAGCGGGGCGGCGTTTGTCAATGCGTATCTACGCCGTCAGAAATGCTTTGAGCCGATCCAAGGTTTTGCTCCAGTAGGATTTCATTTTGCCGGCGGCCTTTGCATCCGGCAATTTGCTGTGCTGGACGACCACTTGGCTTTTGGCCTGCCCCTTGGAGTAGAAGTAAACTTCCAAGCTGGTTTTATCATCCACCCAGGTAATACGCATCGTCTTGTTGGGGGTGGCTTTGCGAATAGTGAGTCCGTTTTTCTTTAGCCATTTATTACGGATGGGTTCGTTCTGCCAAGCACTGAAAACCTTTGAGACGGGGACTTCGAGCGTGCGGCTTACGCTGATGTCATAATGTCCTGCCGCGCGCTGGTGTTTTTCCCGCTTGCCGCGCGCCTGCTCGTAGCCGACGGTAATCATCTGCGACCACCAGCCGTCCACCTTGTGTGTTTCGTACAGGTAAAGGGCTACATCTTTATGCTCCATTTTACGGGCGCCGACTTTGTCCAGAAGCGCAAACCATTCCTTCCAGCCCTTGCCCGTTTTGGCACGGACGGCGTCATCGCCTACTCCGGCAAACTTAAGATTTTCGGGCAATCTATTTTGCTCCTTTCTTCAAAATGGCAATCTGGCCGGCGTGATACAGATCGTGCTGGATGGCGCCGTGCAAAAGGTCATAAACCGTGGGCTTGGGGTGCTTCAATACCTTGTCCAGTTCGCCATCGGAAAGGCGGGAGAGGGTTTGGCGCAATTCCATATGCCCTTTCTCCAAAGTTTCCAACGTTTTTTTCCAGGCGGCTTCGCTGGTGTCCTTTATTTTCGGCCAGTTGGCTTCATCGGGCACGTCTTTTGAATCGCCGCTTACCCAGCGTTTTACGGCATCCTCCCAAACGGCGATGTGCAGGACGAGCTCCCAGATGGAGTGCGCGCCGGGGAGCGGGCGGGCGGCAGCTTTCTCCGCCGT
Proteins encoded in this region:
- a CDS encoding uracil-DNA glycosylase, which translates into the protein MRWREKIAKEKVARFKDWDYWGRPVPSFGDPNARLLVVGLAPAAHGANRTGRMFTSDRSGSLLYPTLFKFGFANQPTSYTRDDGLKLHDCYITAIVRCAPPQNKPTPKEIANCHPYLLAELQFLSSLQAIVGLGKVAFDAVFRSLKELEMTTFKAKPAFGHGVAIPVNPKLYLLGSYHPSQQNTFTGKLTDAMFESVFRKAKQLLEKGN
- a CDS encoding VOC family protein, whose product is MPRVIHFEISADDPQRAADFYTKIFGWEFKKWPGPQDYWLVTTGPNEKPGINGGLFKRQGPVGHVNTIDVPSVDEYAEKIAAGGGKVVVPKMAIPGVGWLVYCLDTEGSLFGISQEDRAVK
- a CDS encoding SRPBCC domain-containing protein; protein product: MPENLKFAGVGDDAVRAKTGKGWKEWFALLDKVGARKMEHKDVALYLYETHKVDGWWSQMITVGYEQARGKREKHQRAAGHYDISVSRTLEVPVSKVFSAWQNEPIRNKWLKKNGLTIRKATPNKTMRITWVDDKTSLEVYFYSKGQAKSQVVVQHSKLPDAKAAGKMKSYWSKTLDRLKAFLTA
- a CDS encoding DinB family protein; translated protein: MTEIERISEQLKRAFEGGAWHGPSVKEVLEGVTAEKAAARPLPGAHSIWELVLHIAVWEDAVKRWVSGDSKDVPDEANWPKIKDTSEAAWKKTLETLEKGHMELRQTLSRLSDGELDKVLKHPKPTVYDLLHGAIQHDLYHAGQIAILKKGAK
- a CDS encoding class I SAM-dependent methyltransferase is translated as MSPDSNLVEYYAKRAAEYEKIYLKPERQKDLSSLHHRLPEELVGEDILEIACGTGYWTQIAAQSAQSILATDINNEVLQIARAKTYPKGNVVFEKRDLFQLSGLPNRFSAGLAAFWWSHLKKSEIAGFLRHFHQALAPNAKLVFMDNNYVPGSSFPISRTDEEGNTYQQRTLENGTEFEVLKNFPSESDLRQTVEGLAKDIRFFNLTHYWLLSYRKA